The following are encoded together in the Streptomyces rapamycinicus NRRL 5491 genome:
- a CDS encoding ATP-binding cassette domain-containing protein, which yields MTTSPKAPIVSVDELSVAYRSGGREVPVVQEVSLEVSPGRTLALVGESGSGKSTVAATLLGHLRHGSRITGGRVAVDGEDVFALTARELRRLRGGTVAMVAQNAGHALTPSMRIGRQIAEAGGEVPVTDLLEQVRLPNPRELARRYPHELSGGQQQRVAIAMAIAARPKVLVLDEPTTGLDVITQRGVLDLISALREELGLAAVLVSHDLGVVARMADEVCVLNAGRVVEAAPTRRLFAAPADPYTRRLLASVPRIADAGLAVVGEDGTREIRPRADSVGAVDVVDVREVTIDYGASRAVDGVSFSVRRGEVLALVGESGSGKSTIAWSLAGLREPSGGTMRAACGGGGSGGSVGGSSGGSSGDGSGVPPGGSSGDGSGGPSGGLPGGSSGRDGDLGAPARRRPLALRRTVQLVFQNADTSLNPRRSVGDAVRRPLRFFGTAGSRGEAASRARQLIADVRLDPDFADRLPAQLSGGQRQRIGIARALAGEPDLLIADEITTALDVSVQADVLRLLDDLRRERELACLFISHDLAVVRGIADRVVVLRHGVVVEEGPTDAVFAAPGHPYTRQLIAAALEPDPDAEAVVEAADAWQDGAEPDGVWDDLGGGHRVRRWRSADA from the coding sequence ATGACCACGTCGCCGAAGGCCCCCATCGTGTCGGTGGACGAGCTGTCCGTGGCGTACCGCTCGGGCGGGCGCGAGGTGCCCGTCGTCCAGGAGGTGTCGCTGGAGGTGAGCCCCGGCCGGACGCTGGCCCTGGTCGGCGAGTCCGGCAGCGGCAAGTCGACGGTCGCCGCGACGCTTCTTGGGCATCTGCGGCACGGCTCCCGGATCACGGGTGGGCGCGTCGCGGTGGACGGCGAGGACGTCTTCGCGCTGACCGCGCGGGAGTTGCGGCGGCTGCGCGGCGGCACGGTCGCGATGGTCGCGCAGAACGCGGGCCACGCCCTGACGCCGTCCATGCGGATCGGACGGCAGATCGCGGAGGCGGGTGGCGAGGTGCCCGTCACCGACCTGTTGGAGCAGGTGCGGCTGCCGAACCCGCGCGAGCTCGCCCGCCGCTATCCGCACGAACTCTCCGGCGGGCAGCAGCAGCGTGTCGCCATCGCCATGGCGATCGCGGCCCGGCCCAAGGTGCTCGTACTGGACGAGCCCACGACGGGTCTCGATGTGATCACCCAGCGCGGAGTGCTGGACCTGATCAGCGCCCTCCGCGAGGAACTCGGCCTCGCCGCCGTCCTGGTCAGCCATGACCTGGGCGTGGTCGCGCGGATGGCCGACGAGGTGTGCGTGCTGAACGCCGGGCGGGTCGTCGAGGCCGCCCCCACCCGACGGCTCTTCGCCGCCCCCGCCGACCCGTACACCCGCCGACTGCTGGCCAGCGTCCCGCGCATCGCGGACGCGGGGCTCGCGGTGGTGGGCGAGGACGGTACGCGGGAGATCCGGCCGAGGGCGGACTCAGTGGGCGCGGTGGACGTGGTCGACGTACGAGAGGTGACGATCGACTACGGGGCCAGCCGCGCCGTGGACGGGGTGTCCTTCAGCGTGCGGCGCGGTGAGGTGCTGGCGCTGGTGGGGGAGTCGGGGAGCGGTAAGTCGACGATCGCGTGGTCGCTGGCGGGGCTGCGGGAGCCGTCGGGCGGAACGATGAGGGCCGCGTGCGGGGGCGGCGGGTCGGGTGGCTCGGTCGGCGGTTCTTCCGGCGGTTCGTCAGGTGACGGGTCCGGTGTCCCGCCCGGCGGTTCGTCAGGTGACGGGTCCGGTGGCCCGTCAGGTGGCCTGCCCGGCGGCTCGTCCGGTCGCGACGGGGACCTGGGCGCCCCCGCGCGGCGGCGCCCGCTCGCCCTGCGCCGCACCGTCCAGCTCGTCTTCCAGAACGCCGACACCTCGCTCAACCCTCGGCGCTCGGTGGGCGATGCCGTACGGCGGCCGCTGCGCTTCTTCGGTACGGCCGGGTCCCGGGGCGAGGCGGCGTCGCGCGCCCGTCAGCTGATCGCCGACGTCCGCCTCGACCCCGACTTCGCCGACCGGCTCCCCGCCCAGCTGTCCGGCGGCCAGCGCCAGCGCATCGGCATCGCCCGGGCGCTGGCCGGTGAGCCCGATCTGCTGATCGCGGACGAGATCACGACGGCGCTGGACGTGTCCGTACAGGCCGATGTGTTGCGCCTGCTGGACGACCTGCGCCGGGAGCGTGAGCTGGCCTGCCTGTTCATCAGCCACGACCTGGCGGTGGTGCGGGGGATCGCGGACCGGGTGGTGGTGCTGCGGCACGGGGTGGTGGTGGAGGAGGGCCCGACGGACGCGGTCTTCGCGGCTCCGGGCCACCCCTACACCCGCCAACTGATAGCCGCGGCCCTCGAACCCGACCCGGATGCCGAGGCCGTCGTCGAGGCGGCCGACGCCTGGCAGGACGGCGCCGAACCGGACGGCGTCTGGGACGACCTGGGCGGTGGCCACCGGGTGCGCAGGTGGCGGTCGGCGGATGCTTAG
- a CDS encoding ABC transporter permease encodes MFSFLLRRVIAALGTLLLSSVMVFLAVQALPGDVATQVLGRDATPDAVAALRKQMGLDQPAWERYADWIKGALHGDFGTSLVTTKPVGGEVAQYLGNSAMIAVVTVLFAVTGSVVLGVVAGLYRDRWPDHLISTVSLVGMSVPEFVVATVLVLAFSVTVPVLPAVVLYGPGAGFGQLLPAVWLPAASLAIVMAAYIVRMARTSVIDVMASEYVTTARLKGLTTWRVVTRHALPSALLPTLHVIALNVAWLVGGVAVVENVFNYPGIGKLMLTSVQNRDLPVIQAIALISAVVYVVCNLAADLGSMALNPKLRTRGGRIR; translated from the coding sequence ATGTTCTCTTTCCTCCTCCGCCGCGTGATCGCCGCGCTCGGCACCCTGCTGCTCTCCTCGGTCATGGTCTTCCTGGCCGTCCAGGCGCTGCCCGGCGATGTCGCCACGCAGGTGCTCGGCAGGGACGCCACCCCCGACGCGGTCGCCGCGCTGCGCAAGCAGATGGGCCTCGACCAGCCCGCCTGGGAGCGCTACGCCGACTGGATCAAGGGCGCCCTGCACGGCGACTTCGGCACCTCACTGGTCACCACCAAGCCCGTGGGCGGCGAGGTCGCCCAGTACCTCGGCAACTCCGCCATGATCGCCGTCGTCACCGTCCTCTTCGCGGTCACCGGCTCCGTCGTCCTCGGCGTCGTGGCCGGGCTCTACCGCGACCGCTGGCCCGACCATCTGATCTCCACGGTCAGCCTGGTCGGGATGAGCGTCCCCGAATTCGTCGTGGCCACGGTGCTGGTGCTCGCCTTCTCCGTCACCGTGCCGGTGCTCCCCGCCGTGGTGCTGTACGGGCCGGGGGCCGGGTTCGGACAGTTGCTCCCGGCGGTGTGGCTGCCCGCCGCCTCGCTCGCGATCGTCATGGCCGCGTACATCGTGCGGATGGCCCGTACCTCGGTGATCGACGTCATGGCCAGCGAATACGTCACCACGGCCCGGCTCAAGGGGCTGACCACCTGGCGCGTGGTCACCCGGCACGCGCTGCCCAGCGCCCTGCTGCCCACGCTGCACGTCATCGCGCTCAATGTGGCCTGGCTGGTGGGCGGCGTCGCCGTGGTCGAGAACGTCTTCAACTACCCCGGCATCGGGAAGCTGATGCTCACCTCCGTCCAGAACCGCGATCTGCCGGTCATCCAGGCCATCGCCCTCATCAGCGCGGTCGTCTACGTCGTCTGCAACCTCGCCGCCGACCTCGGGTCCATGGCCCTCAACCCCAAGCTCCGCACCCGAGGAGGGAGGATCCGATGA
- a CDS encoding ABC transporter permease produces MSSVKEPVGAVPAAAAGPAPVRPGFAARTWRTVRSSRPAVIGLAIVAVHVVVALLAPLLTPYHPTTGDASHALLGPSADHWAGTDQYGRDVLTRVLYGGRYALGVSVTATLITIAIGTVLGCAAALRGGWLDDVVMRVLDAVLSIPAILVLLVIVTALGTGSSVIVLAIAVVCVPQVVRVVRGAALTVVPQDYVTAARARGESTWAILRREVLPNISDVVCVEFAMRASWVVLLISSLSFLGFGADPPTPDWGLMVSENRTAITVVPMASLAPIIGLATMVVGLNLAADGLSKAWGVDRIREGV; encoded by the coding sequence ATGAGCTCTGTGAAGGAGCCTGTGGGCGCGGTCCCGGCAGCCGCCGCGGGCCCGGCGCCCGTACGGCCCGGCTTCGCCGCCCGCACCTGGCGCACGGTGCGCTCCTCCCGCCCGGCCGTCATCGGGCTCGCGATCGTCGCCGTTCACGTGGTGGTCGCGCTGCTCGCCCCGCTGCTCACCCCGTACCACCCCACCACCGGCGACGCCTCGCACGCGCTGCTCGGGCCGAGCGCCGACCACTGGGCGGGCACCGACCAGTACGGGCGCGATGTGCTGACCCGGGTGCTGTACGGCGGGCGGTACGCGCTCGGCGTCTCCGTCACCGCGACCCTCATCACCATCGCCATCGGCACCGTCCTCGGCTGTGCGGCCGCGCTGCGCGGCGGCTGGCTGGACGATGTGGTCATGCGCGTCCTGGACGCGGTGCTGTCCATCCCCGCGATCCTCGTCCTGCTGGTGATCGTCACCGCGCTGGGCACCGGGTCCTCGGTCATCGTGCTGGCCATCGCCGTCGTCTGCGTACCCCAGGTGGTGCGGGTGGTGCGGGGTGCCGCGCTCACCGTCGTACCCCAGGACTACGTCACCGCGGCGCGGGCCCGGGGCGAGAGCACCTGGGCGATTCTGCGGCGCGAGGTGCTGCCCAACATCAGCGATGTGGTGTGCGTCGAGTTCGCGATGCGGGCGTCGTGGGTGGTGCTGCTGATCTCCTCGCTGTCGTTCCTCGGCTTCGGCGCGGATCCGCCCACTCCCGACTGGGGGCTGATGGTCTCGGAGAACCGCACCGCGATCACCGTGGTGCCGATGGCCAGCCTCGCGCCGATCATCGGCCTGGCCACGATGGTGGTCGGGCTCAACCTCGCGGCCGACGGCCTGTCGAAGGCGTGGGGCGTGGACCGGATCAGGGAGGGCGTCTGA
- a CDS encoding SDR family NAD(P)-dependent oxidoreductase yields MSSKVMGSQVWFITGSSRGLGRALVTAALEAGDRVVATARRPEALAEAYREYGDRIHPLALDVTRPEAAREAVEAARARFGRVDVLVNNAGYANVAPIETSDDEDFRAQFETNFWGVYHVTKAVLPVLRQQGTGTVVQISSIGGRVGGSPGIASYQAAKFAVDGFSRVLAAETAPLGVRVMVVEPSGFATDWAGSSMTVHPIPDAYDATVGEMNRRVRQSTDGAAGDPRRAAEIIVRTVHRGEVPSHLPLGVNATTMARDYSRSQLAEAAAWEQVSRSADFGEPYPAELPAGGAAEGVAA; encoded by the coding sequence ATGAGTTCAAAGGTTATGGGTTCACAGGTCTGGTTCATCACCGGTTCGTCGCGCGGTCTCGGCCGCGCCCTGGTCACCGCCGCCCTCGAGGCCGGTGACCGCGTCGTGGCCACCGCCCGGCGCCCCGAGGCGCTCGCGGAGGCGTATCGGGAGTACGGCGACCGCATCCACCCCCTCGCACTGGACGTCACCCGCCCCGAGGCGGCGCGCGAGGCCGTGGAGGCGGCGCGCGCCCGCTTCGGGCGCGTCGACGTGCTCGTGAACAACGCGGGGTACGCGAATGTGGCGCCCATCGAGACCTCGGACGACGAGGACTTCCGCGCCCAGTTCGAGACGAACTTCTGGGGCGTCTACCACGTCACCAAGGCCGTGCTCCCCGTCCTGCGGCAGCAGGGAACCGGCACCGTCGTGCAGATCTCCTCGATCGGCGGGCGGGTCGGCGGATCACCGGGCATCGCCTCCTACCAGGCGGCCAAGTTCGCGGTGGACGGCTTCAGCCGGGTCCTCGCCGCGGAGACCGCGCCGCTCGGCGTGCGCGTCATGGTCGTCGAGCCGAGCGGTTTCGCCACCGACTGGGCCGGTTCCTCCATGACGGTCCACCCGATCCCCGACGCCTACGACGCGACCGTCGGGGAGATGAACCGGCGGGTGCGGCAGAGCACGGACGGGGCGGCCGGGGACCCTCGGCGCGCCGCCGAGATCATCGTACGGACCGTCCACCGTGGCGAGGTCCCGAGCCATCTCCCGCTGGGCGTGAACGCGACGACCATGGCGCGGGACTACTCCCGGAGCCAGCTCGCCGAGGCGGCCGCCTGGGAGCAGGTCAGCCGCTCGGCCGACTTCGGCGAGCCGTACCCGGCGGAGCTTCCGGCCGGGGGCGCGGCCGAGGGTGTGGCCGCCTGA
- a CDS encoding TetR family transcriptional regulator: protein MTTPAFQRARSAQAKQAREEAILDAARALARERGVRDVTLTDIAGAVGMHKSALLRYFETREQIFLRLTAEGWRQWSAELRGDLERRTHTTAPEIAEAVAATLAARPMFCDLLAQAPMNLERNVSIDSVRDFKLVTFEEIGLIGDELRRLLGLTELQTVDLVATATSLAGALRQMAAPGPRLRELYETDPRLGHAIVEVEPRLRRVLTAFLSGLDAEPSATGSSGA from the coding sequence ATGACTACGCCTGCCTTCCAACGTGCGCGCAGTGCCCAGGCCAAGCAGGCGCGGGAAGAGGCGATCCTGGACGCGGCCCGTGCCCTCGCCCGCGAGCGCGGGGTCCGGGACGTCACCCTCACCGACATCGCCGGGGCCGTGGGGATGCACAAGTCGGCCCTGCTGCGCTACTTCGAGACGCGGGAGCAGATCTTCCTCAGGCTCACCGCGGAGGGCTGGCGGCAGTGGTCCGCCGAGCTGCGCGGCGATCTTGAACGCCGGACGCACACCACGGCCCCGGAGATCGCCGAGGCCGTCGCCGCCACGCTGGCGGCCCGGCCGATGTTCTGCGACCTGCTGGCCCAGGCGCCCATGAACCTCGAACGCAATGTGTCGATCGACTCGGTGCGCGACTTCAAACTGGTGACGTTCGAGGAGATCGGGCTGATCGGCGACGAGCTGCGACGGCTGCTCGGACTGACCGAGCTCCAGACCGTCGACCTCGTCGCCACGGCGACCAGCCTGGCCGGGGCGCTCCGGCAGATGGCCGCCCCCGGCCCGCGCCTGCGGGAGCTCTACGAGACCGACCCCCGCCTCGGCCACGCGATCGTCGAGGTGGAACCCCGCCTGCGCCGCGTCCTCACCGCGTTCCTCAGCGGCCTCGACGCGGAGCCCTCGGCGACGGGCTCAAGCGGCGCCTAG
- a CDS encoding CocE/NonD family hydrolase has product MKYRETFDREVCVEDAWIPTRDGQTRLHARIWRPADAETAPVPALLEYLPYRKSDWTAPRDAQRHPWYAGHGYASVRVDLRGSGDSEGVMLDEYTATELADGVDVVNWLAAQPWCTGKVGMFGISWGGFNSLQIAALRPAPLKAIVTVCSTDDRYDNDVHYTGGAVLGIDMLAWAGTMLAFTARPPHPTSVGEDRWLPMWRERLDALEPYLHTWLAHQERDDYWRHGSVCEDYGAIEAAVLAVGGWADPYRDTVLRLLERLDAPVRGLIGPWSHQYPDRGLPPGPAIGFLQETLRWWDHWLKDEPTGVLDEPRLRAWINDPVPPATSYETMPGRWVGEGTWPSPSVSWDERPLGGPADEPVIVRSPPHTGLDAGRFFPFGNATDLPPDQRAEDGRSVCFDSAPLTERVEILGRPRVRLRLDSATPRAHVIARVCDVAPDGSSTLVTRGVLNLMSRHGRERPVEWEPGTYEDVEFELNGTGYAFPPGHRVRVAVSDAYWPWVWPHGERGQLTVRPGRSALLLPVRDPGADAGRPPITFEEPEQAPPLPVTVDPPAEPRPERTVTHDVATGEWVLEVDPNYGGSRTYPDGLRYEESARETYRIRSGDPLSAVASSRWTIRLRRGDWQAEVVTAMELRATAEEFIMDSSIEARANGETVATRAWHRTTPRTSA; this is encoded by the coding sequence GTGAAGTACCGCGAGACGTTCGACCGCGAGGTATGCGTCGAGGACGCGTGGATCCCCACCCGGGACGGGCAGACGCGGCTGCACGCACGCATCTGGCGCCCGGCGGACGCCGAGACCGCCCCCGTCCCCGCCCTGCTCGAATACCTTCCGTACCGCAAGAGCGACTGGACCGCCCCGCGCGACGCGCAGCGTCACCCCTGGTACGCCGGGCACGGCTACGCCTCCGTACGGGTCGATCTGCGCGGCAGCGGGGACTCGGAGGGCGTGATGCTCGACGAGTACACGGCGACCGAGCTCGCCGACGGCGTCGACGTCGTGAACTGGCTGGCCGCGCAGCCCTGGTGCACCGGCAAGGTGGGCATGTTCGGCATCTCCTGGGGCGGCTTCAACTCGCTCCAGATCGCCGCCCTGCGCCCCGCCCCGCTGAAGGCGATCGTCACCGTCTGCTCCACGGACGACCGTTACGACAACGACGTCCACTACACCGGCGGCGCCGTCCTCGGCATCGACATGCTCGCGTGGGCCGGGACCATGCTCGCGTTCACGGCCCGCCCCCCGCACCCCACCTCCGTCGGCGAGGACCGCTGGCTGCCGATGTGGCGGGAGCGGCTCGACGCGCTGGAGCCGTATCTGCACACCTGGCTCGCCCACCAGGAGCGGGACGACTACTGGCGGCACGGCAGCGTCTGCGAGGACTACGGCGCGATCGAGGCCGCCGTGCTCGCGGTCGGCGGCTGGGCCGATCCGTACCGGGACACCGTGCTGCGTCTGCTGGAGCGCCTCGACGCGCCCGTACGGGGGCTGATCGGCCCCTGGTCGCACCAGTACCCCGACCGGGGGCTGCCGCCGGGCCCGGCGATCGGCTTCCTCCAGGAGACCCTGCGCTGGTGGGACCACTGGCTCAAGGACGAGCCGACCGGTGTGCTGGACGAGCCGAGGCTCCGCGCCTGGATCAACGACCCCGTACCGCCCGCCACCTCGTACGAGACGATGCCGGGCCGATGGGTCGGCGAGGGCACCTGGCCGTCGCCGTCCGTCAGCTGGGACGAACGTCCCCTCGGCGGCCCGGCCGACGAGCCGGTGATCGTGCGCTCGCCGCCGCACACCGGGCTGGACGCGGGCCGCTTCTTCCCCTTCGGCAACGCCACGGATCTGCCGCCCGACCAGCGGGCGGAGGACGGCCGTTCGGTCTGCTTCGACTCGGCGCCGCTCACCGAGCGGGTGGAGATCCTGGGCCGCCCCCGCGTACGGCTGCGGCTGGACAGCGCCACCCCGCGTGCCCATGTCATCGCGCGCGTCTGCGACGTGGCCCCCGACGGCTCCTCCACCCTGGTCACCCGCGGCGTGCTCAACCTGATGTCCCGGCACGGCCGGGAGCGGCCCGTGGAGTGGGAGCCGGGGACATACGAGGACGTCGAGTTCGAGCTGAACGGGACCGGCTACGCCTTCCCGCCCGGCCACCGCGTCAGGGTCGCCGTCTCCGACGCGTACTGGCCGTGGGTCTGGCCGCACGGCGAACGCGGCCAACTGACCGTACGGCCCGGTCGGAGCGCGCTGCTGCTGCCCGTACGGGATCCGGGCGCCGACGCGGGCCGCCCGCCGATCACCTTCGAGGAGCCCGAGCAGGCCCCGCCGCTCCCCGTGACCGTCGACCCGCCCGCCGAACCCCGCCCCGAACGCACCGTCACCCATGACGTCGCCACGGGCGAGTGGGTGCTGGAGGTGGACCCGAACTACGGCGGCTCCCGCACCTATCCGGACGGACTGCGCTACGAGGAGAGCGCCCGCGAGACTTACCGCATCCGCTCCGGCGATCCGCTGTCGGCCGTGGCAAGCTCTCGGTGGACCATCCGGCTGCGGCGCGGGGACTGGCAGGCGGAAGTCGTCACCGCCATGGAACTGCGGGCCACGGCGGAGGAATTCATCATGGACAGCAGCATCGAGGCACGGGCGAACGGAGAGACAGTGGCCACGCGCGCATGGCACCGCACCACGCCGAGGACGTCCGCGTGA
- a CDS encoding TetR/AcrR family transcriptional regulator: protein MTSRSERRPPRRAVAASARTRQPTEVRRRLIVEAAVPLIAERGTKAVGVREVAAAAGVSVGTVTYHFESVQEVLSEAMVLHIERYYAALSDAAGQATSGAEGLRLLIDALFTEDTDRHWRMWFDYWNAGERDQTFARGQAERYENWHGEIRALVERGRTEGEFHCDDPADFALRFSALSDGLALRRLRQVPALSVTDARRHLRRFVDAELRG, encoded by the coding sequence GTGACGTCCCGATCCGAACGCCGCCCACCGCGCCGCGCCGTCGCCGCGTCCGCCCGCACCCGGCAGCCCACCGAGGTGCGCCGCCGGCTGATCGTGGAGGCCGCGGTGCCGCTCATCGCCGAGCGCGGCACCAAGGCGGTGGGGGTGCGCGAGGTGGCGGCCGCGGCCGGGGTGTCGGTCGGCACGGTCACGTACCACTTCGAGAGCGTGCAGGAAGTCCTCTCCGAGGCGATGGTGCTGCACATAGAGCGCTACTACGCCGCGCTGAGCGACGCCGCCGGGCAGGCCACCAGCGGCGCGGAGGGGCTGCGGCTGCTCATCGACGCGCTCTTCACGGAGGACACGGACCGGCACTGGCGGATGTGGTTCGACTACTGGAACGCGGGCGAACGGGACCAGACCTTCGCCCGTGGCCAGGCCGAACGGTACGAGAACTGGCACGGCGAGATCCGGGCCCTGGTGGAACGGGGCCGGACCGAGGGCGAGTTCCACTGCGACGACCCGGCCGACTTCGCCCTCCGCTTCTCCGCCCTGTCCGACGGCCTCGCCCTGCGCCGCCTCCGCCAGGTCCCGGCCCTGAGCGTGACCGACGCCCGCCGCCACCTGCGGCGCTTCGTGGACGCGGAACTGCGGGGCTGA
- a CDS encoding N-acyl-D-amino-acid deacylase family protein, with the protein MELVIRGADVIDGTGQARYRADVAVDGGRIAAIVPEGRGARPTAHRMVEADGLALSPGFIDMHAHSDLALLRDPDHSAKAAQGVTLEVIGQDGLSYAPVDDRTLAQIRTAITGWNGDGSDIDFTWRTVGEFLDRLDHGFDGQGIAVNAAYLIPQGTVRMLALGWEDRDATPAEVERMKALVAEGLEQGAVGLSSGLTYTPGMYASDAELTELCRVVAAYGGYYCPHHRSYGAGALRAYEEMVALSREASCALHLAHATMNFDLNKGRAPELLTLLNAAIADGADITLDTYPYLPGCTTLAAMLPSWAAEGGPDAALARLRDDAEAERIRHVMEVEGADGCHGVPINWDTIEISGVNDPALTEYVGKTVAASARERAEAPWVTARRLLLDDHLGPTILQHVGHEENVQAIMKHPAHTGGSDGILNGAKPHPRAYGTFPQYLGRYVRELGVLTLEECVAHLTARPAARLRLPDRGRIREGYRADLVLFDPETVAAGSTFEAPRTLPTGIPHVLIDGRFVIEDGRRTDVLAGRAIRRA; encoded by the coding sequence ATGGAGCTGGTCATTCGCGGTGCGGACGTCATCGACGGCACCGGGCAGGCCCGGTATCGGGCAGACGTGGCCGTCGACGGCGGCCGGATCGCCGCCATCGTGCCCGAGGGGCGTGGGGCGCGCCCCACCGCCCACCGCATGGTGGAGGCCGACGGCCTCGCCCTCTCCCCCGGCTTCATCGACATGCACGCCCACAGCGACTTGGCCCTGCTCCGCGACCCCGACCACTCCGCGAAGGCCGCCCAGGGCGTGACCCTGGAGGTCATCGGCCAGGACGGGCTCTCGTACGCGCCCGTGGACGACCGCACGCTCGCCCAGATCCGTACCGCCATCACCGGCTGGAACGGCGACGGCTCGGACATCGACTTCACCTGGCGCACCGTCGGCGAGTTCCTGGACCGCCTCGACCACGGCTTCGACGGCCAGGGCATCGCGGTCAACGCCGCGTACCTCATCCCCCAGGGCACCGTCCGCATGCTCGCACTCGGCTGGGAGGACCGCGATGCGACGCCCGCCGAGGTCGAGCGGATGAAGGCGCTGGTGGCGGAGGGTCTTGAGCAGGGGGCGGTCGGCCTGTCCTCCGGGCTCACCTACACCCCCGGGATGTACGCCTCCGACGCCGAACTCACCGAGCTGTGCCGGGTCGTGGCCGCGTACGGCGGCTACTACTGCCCGCACCACCGCTCGTACGGCGCCGGCGCCCTGCGCGCCTACGAGGAGATGGTGGCTCTCAGCCGGGAGGCTAGCTGTGCGCTGCACCTCGCCCACGCCACCATGAACTTCGACCTCAACAAGGGCCGCGCCCCCGAGCTGCTCACCCTCCTGAACGCCGCGATCGCCGACGGCGCCGACATCACCCTCGACACCTACCCCTACCTCCCCGGCTGCACCACGCTCGCCGCGATGCTGCCGAGCTGGGCGGCCGAGGGCGGCCCGGACGCGGCCCTCGCGCGGCTGCGCGACGACGCAGAGGCCGAGCGCATCCGGCACGTCATGGAGGTAGAGGGGGCGGACGGCTGCCACGGGGTGCCGATCAACTGGGACACCATCGAGATCTCCGGTGTGAACGACCCGGCCCTCACCGAATACGTCGGGAAGACGGTCGCCGCGAGCGCCCGCGAGCGAGCCGAGGCCCCCTGGGTCACCGCCCGCCGCCTCCTCCTGGACGACCACCTCGGCCCGACGATCCTCCAGCACGTCGGGCACGAGGAGAACGTTCAGGCGATCATGAAACACCCCGCCCACACCGGCGGCAGCGACGGCATCCTGAACGGCGCCAAGCCGCACCCCCGCGCATACGGCACCTTCCCCCAGTACCTGGGCCGCTACGTTCGTGAGCTGGGCGTTCTCACCCTGGAGGAGTGCGTGGCCCACCTCACCGCCCGCCCCGCGGCCCGCCTCCGCCTCCCCGACCGGGGCCGGATCCGCGAGGGCTACCGCGCGGATCTCGTCCTCTTCGACCCGGAGACGGTCGCGGCGGGCTCGACGTTCGAGGCCCCGCGCACCCTGCCGACCGGCATCCCCCACGTCCTCATCGACGGCCGTTTCGTCATCGAGGACGGGCGGCGGACGGACGTCCTCGCGGGGCGCGCGATCCGCCGCGCGTAG